The proteins below are encoded in one region of Doryrhamphus excisus isolate RoL2022-K1 chromosome 4, RoL_Dexc_1.0, whole genome shotgun sequence:
- the utp15 gene encoding U3 small nucleolar RNA-associated protein 15 homolog — protein sequence MASFKPTKIPVHPKLGEKVTQDTLYWKNYKAPIQIKEFGSVTNIDYSPVAPHNFAVTAFTRIHIYGPFSQEPVKTFTRFEDTAYCGRFRSDGQLLVAGCKNSVVQLFDVNGKVALRMFKGHTKAVHLTDFTAHQYQILSGSDDHTCRLWDIPNAVEVTSYQEHTDYIRCGVTSKLNRDLFITGSYDHTLKVFDGRMDKSVMTMDHGQPVESLLLYPSEGLLVSAGGRYVKVWDLLKGGQPLVSLRNHHKTVTCVCLSSSGHRLLSASLDRHVKVYNTTNYKVVHNFDYDTSILSLALAPDDEAIVVGMTSGILSIKHRKNSDESKELSRQQKRGPSYRVFVKGKNYVSKQDDFLVSKPVRQHLAKFDKELKRFNVSKALDVALESWTRRKNPDIAVAVMKELNRRGTLKNALAGRDEQDVSKLLNFLIGNLVDPRFASILIIAADMILDIYQSVIGLSPVVDGQLLRLQDLLKREIDYQQELMEVLGMLDTVFSFCHQRTEVPCSGNGRPNGLGGGEGSSTSQPHLQTT from the exons ATGGCTTCCTTTAAACCTACAAAAATTCCTGTTCATCCAAAACTTGGAGAAAAAGTGACACAGGATACACTGTATTGGAAAAACTACAAG GCTCCAATCCAGATAAAAGAATTTGGATCAGTCACAAACATTGACTACTCCCCAGTCGCCCCACATAACTTTGCTGTCACTGCATTCACACGA aTCCATATTTATGGCCCATTCTCACAGGAGCCAGTGAAGACATTCACAAGGTTTGAGGACACGGCTTACTGCGGGAGGTTCCGTTCAGATGGTCAGCTCCTTGTGGCGGGATGTAAGAACTCAGTGGTGCAGCTGTTTGATGTCAACGGCAAGGTGGCCCTCAGGATGTTCAAAGGACACACAAA AGCTGTACACTTGACAGACTTCACCGCGCACCAGTACCAGATCCTCAGTGGGTCTGATGACCATACTTGTCGGCTTTGGGACATCCCAAATGCAGTTGAGGTCACCAGCTACCAAGAACATACAGATTACATTCGCTGTGGCGTCACGAGCAAACTCAACAGAGATCTCTTCATTACAG GCTCATATGACCACACACTCAAAGTGTTTGATGGCAGGATGGATAAGTCTGTAATGACTATGGACCACGGCCAGCCAGTTGAAAGTCTGCTTCTCTACCCTTCTGAGGGACTCCTTGTCTCAGCAG GGGGACGCTATGTCAAAGTGTGGGATTTGCTGAAAGGTGGCCAGCCCCTGGTATCACTGAGGAACCATCACAAAACTGTCACCTGTGTGTGTCTGAGCAGCAGTGGCCACAGGCTGCTGTCAGCTTCTTTGGACAG gCACGTGAAGGTGTACAACACCACCAACTACAAAGTGGTGCACAACTTTGACTATGATACCTCCATCCTTAGTCTTGCTTTGGCT ccGGATGATGAGGCCATTGTCGTGGGTATGACAAGCGGTATTCTGAGCATCAAGCACAGGAAAAACTCTGACGAGTCGAAAGAACTGTCGCGTCAACAGAAGCGGGGACCCTCATACCGTGTGTTTGTGAAAGGAAAGAACTACGTCTCTAAACAA gaTGATTTTCTTGTCAGTAAACCTGTGAGACAACATCTGGCAAAATTTGACAAAGAGCTAAAGAGGTTCAATGTCTCCAAGGCTTTGGATGTAGCTCTGGAG TCGTGGACCAGACGAAAGAATCCGGACATTGCCGTTGCTGTTATGAAGGAGTTGAATCGGAGAGGAACACTGAAAAACGCTTTAGCGGGACGGGATGAACAGGATGTGTCGAAGTTGCTCAACTTTTTAATAGG GAACTTGGTTGACCCGAGGTTTGCATCGATCCTCATCATAGCAGCTGATATGATCCTGGACATTTACCAGTCAGTCATCGGCCTGTCGCCTGTCGTGGACGGCCAGCTTTTGCGTCTTCAGGATCTACTGAAGAGAGAAATTGATTACCAGCAAGAACTCATGGAAGTGCTGGGTATGTTGGACACTGTGTTTTCCTTCTGCCACCAGAGG